Below is a genomic region from Corallococcus macrosporus.
CAACGCCCGGACCGGCACCCCGCTCTACACCTGCGCGCTGAAGATCCTGTGGTGCCGCGCGGTGGGCGTGGTGGGGCCGGTGCTGGAGGGAGAGGTCTCCCAGCAGCACCCCATCCGCCAGTACCACTTGCGGGGCGTGATGGTGGAGATCCAGCTTCGGGACGCGCCCAGCGCGCGCGAGCCGCTGCTTCACCTGGGCCGGCCCCCGCTGATGCTGTGAGCCCCGTCATGGAAAGGGAAAGGGAGCGGAGGATGCGGACGAGCCTCGCGAGAGGAGCCCTGCTGGGGCTCGGGTTGTGGGCGGGCGTGGCCCCGGCGGCGGAAGAAGCGGGGGCGGTGCGAGCCCAGGCAGACCTCGCGAAGGGCTACTGCGAGCGCGTGCGCGGAACCTCGCGCGCGGAGGCCGCGCTGGAGCTGGCGCCGGAGGTGTTCGGCAGCGTGGGCGCGGTGAACGCGGGCGACGCCATGGGAGGCTCGGACGACACGCCGCTGGGCTCGCCCAAGCTGCGCGTCACCGCGGGGCTGGGCTACGACTTCGTGGGCCTCTACCGGGGCCGCACGCTGCGCTCGCGCGCGGAGGCCGAGTGCCGGCGCTACCAGGCGCTCGCCGCGCTCCAGAGCGCCGTGGAGCACGGCTCCCGGTTGGGGGAAGCCGCGGCGCTGGACGCACGCGCCCGGGCGCTGGCCACCTCCCTGCCCCGCGCGGAGGAGCTGGTGGCCCAGCTGCGCGACGACCTGCGCGACGGCGGCGCGACGCTGGAGGAGCTCAACGCGGTGCAGGTGCGGTTGGATCACCTGCGCTCGCTGGCGCGCGACACCGCCCAGGCCCGCGAGCAGCTGGCGCTCGAACCCGCTCCGCCGGAAGGACAGCCCCTGAGCACGCTGCTCAGCGCCTTCGAGGCCGCGGATGATCAGGTGGAGGTCCTGTCCGGCGGCCTGCGCACGGCGGGCGCGTGGCGGCTGAGCGTGCGCGGCGGCTACGACGAGGTCTTCGACGTCCAGCAGGACACGCCCCTCTTCGGGCAGCTCACGCTGGGCTACAACCTGGGCCACCTCTGGCAGGGCCGGGCCAACGCCCAGTCCCGCGAGGGCCGCCGCCAGGAGACGCGCGACGCGGTGGACGGTGCGCCGCGCAAGGTGCGCCAGTTGCTGGGCGAGCTGCGCATCACCGAGCGGAGCGAACAGCAGCGGCTGGGCGAGGTGTCCGCGCTGGTGTCGGACCTGCAAGGACAGCTGCGCGAGGTGGAGCAATTGCAGACGCGCCAGGTGCGCCGCTTCCGTGACTACCTGCTGCTGGAGCTGGCGCGGCTCCAGGCGGAGCAGGCCTACCTGGGCGCGCACCTGGAGACGCTCCGCTCGATGCTGGGAGGCACGGGGCCATGAGCGACGTGTGGGAACGGCGGTGGGTGGCGTTCGGGACGTCGGTCATCTTGATGCTGTGGGCAGGCGGACTGCTCCTGAGCCACGGCGCCTGCAACGGCCCGAGGAAGCCCATGGAAACTCCCGCATCCTCCAGCACGCGCGCGCTCCGCGAGGATCCGCCGTCGTCAAAGGAAGGACTGGCCCCCGTCACGCGGCGGCAGCTGAACGTCACGGAGGGCCAGCTCGTGGCCCTCGCGGAGGACGGAACGCGGTTCGCCATCGACGGGCCCCGCCAGCGCGCGGTCGTCCCGGAGTCGACGGGCGACGAAGCGGAGCTGCGCTTCACCTGGCTGGGCGTCACCGACCCGGTGGTTCCGCTGGCGTCCGGTCAGCAGCGCGAACAGGTGGGCCTCAAGCTGCGCGCCCGGGATGGCTGCAACGTCATCTACGCCATGTGGCGCATCGCTCCGTCCGCGGGCATCGTGGTCAACTACAAGCGCAACCCGGACGACCACGAGAGCGCCGAGTGCGGCAACACCGGCTACACCACCGTGCGGCCGCGCTTCATGGAGCCATTGGACCGGCTCGTTCCAGGGGAGCCGCACGTGCTGCGCGCCCGCATCGACGCGGACGTGCTGACCGTGTACGCGGACGGCCAGCGCGTCTGGGAGGGCGTGCTGCCCGCGGACGCGCTCACGCTGGAAGGCCCCGCCGGGATGCGCACGGACAACGCCCGCGTGCGCTTCGAGCTGCGCGTGCCCCAGGCGGCCGGCCCCACCTCCCGCCGCTGACGCCGCCGTCCGGAACCCGCCCCTGCCGCCGGGGCCCCCCTTGCATGAGGAATCCGGGCGTGGGTTGCTTCGGGTCGATGCCCGACCGCGATCCGCTGGCCTCGCCATACCGTCCCCCGCAGGGCCTGGAGGCGCTGGAAGACGCCCTCCGGCGCGACCTGGACATCCTGTCCTACCCGGCCCGGAGCTGGGTGCCCCCGCGCTCGACGCCGGACGGCCGCTCCATCCTGGACGTGCTCATCATCGGCGGAGGCCAGAGCGGGCTGGGCGCCGCGTTCGGGCTGATGCGCGAGCGGGTGACGAACGTGCTCGTGCTGGATGACGGCAGGGACGGCTTCCACGGGCCCTGGAAGACGTTCGCGCGGATGATCACCCTGCGCACGCCCAAGTACCTCACCGGTCCGGACTACAACATCCCCAACCTCTCCTTCCGCGCCTGGTACGAGGCGCAGCACGGCGCGGAGGGCTTCCAGCAGGTGGCCCTCATCCCGAAGGAGCTGTGGGCGGACTACCTCCTCTGGTACCGGCGCGTGCTGGCCATCCCCGTGCGGTGCGCCACCAAGGCGGGCGCGCTGCGCTGGCGCGCGGACCTGGACTGCTTCGAGGTCCCCGCCGCGCACAACGGCGAGACGGAGTTCCTGCTCGCCCGGAAGGTCGTGCTGGCCACCGGCATCGACGGCTCGGGACGCTGGGACGCGCCGCCGGAGGTGCAGCCGCTGCCGCGCGCGCTGTGGGCGCACACGCACGACCCCATCGACTTCGCCGCGCTGAAGGGCAAGCGCATTGGCGTGCTGGGCGCGGGGGCCTCCGCGTTCGACAACGCCTCCGTAGCGCTGGAGGCCGGCGCGGGCCAGGTGGACCTGTTCTACCGCCGCAAGAAGCTGCCCAACGTGAACCCCTACCGCTGGGCGGAGTTCGCGGGCTTCCTGCGCCACCACGGCGACCTGCCGGACGCGCAGCGCTGGCGCTTCATCCGGCAGATCATCGAGATGGGCCAACTGCCGCCGCGCGACACCTTCGAGCGCGCCCGCCGCCACCCGCACTTCCACCTGCACGCGGAGAGCCCCTGGGTGGAGGTGAAGCAGGAGGACGGCCAGGCCGTGGTGCGCACGCCGCACGCGACGCACACGTTCGACTTCCTCATCATCGCGTCCGGCTTCACCACGGACCTGTCGCTGCGGCCGGAGCTGGCGGAGCTGCACCCGCACATCGCGCTGTGGAAGGACCGCTTCACGCCGCCGGAGAACGAGCGCCACGCGGACCTCCTGCGCCACCCGTACCTGGGCCCCTCCTTCGAGTTCCAGGAGAAGCAGCCCGGCAGCGCGCCGTGGCTCCACGGCGTGTTCAACTACACCTTCGGGTGCCTGCTCTCACTGGGCTTCGGCGGCGCCAGCATCTCCGGCATGAAGTACAGCCTGCCCCGGCTGGTGGGCGGCATCACCCAACAGCTCTACCTGGACGACAGCGAGCGCCACTTCCGCGCGCTCGCGGACTACGCGACGACGGAGTTCGAGACGTGAGTGCATCTGTAACCGTGTTTCGCAGTGAGCGCGTGGTGACGCCCGAGGGCACGCGCGCCGCGGCGGTGGTCGTGCGCGAGGGGCGCATCGAAGGCATCCACGCGACGGTGGACGTGCCCCAGGGCGCGAACGTGGTGGACCTGGGCCGCGACGCGCTGCTGCCCGGCATCGTGGACAGCCACGCGCACATCAACGAGCCCGGCCGCACGGATTGGGAGGGCTTCGCCACCGCGACGGCCGCGGCGGCGGCGGGCGGCATCACCACCGTGGTGGACATGCCGCTCAACTCCATCCCGGCCACCACGTCCCTGGCCGCGCTGCGCACCAAGGCGGAGGCCGCGTCGGGCCAGTGCGCCATCGACTACGGCCTGTGGGGCGGCGTCATCCCCGGCAACGCGGACGAGCTCCAGGCGATGGTCGACGCGGGCGCGCCGGGCTTCAAGTGCTTCCTCGTGCACTCGGGCGTGGACGAGTTCCCCGCCGCCACGCGCGAGGTGCTGGACCGGGCCATGCCCATCCTCGCGAAGGCGGGCGTGCCGCTGCTGGTCCACGCGGAGCTGACGGACCACGAGCCGCCCTTCGCGGGCGACGTGCGCGCGTACGCCAGCTACCTGGCGTCCCGTCCGGCCGCGTGGGAGGTGGACGCCATCCGGATGATGATCGACCTGTGCCGCAAGCACCGCGGCCCCGTGCACATCGTCCACCTGTCCGCGGCGGACGCGCTGGACGACATCGCGAAGGCGAAGGCGGAGGGGCTGCCCTTCACGGTGGAGACCTGTCCGCACTACCTCACCTTCACCGCGGAGGAGATTGAAGCCGGCGCGACGCACTTCAAGTGCGCCCCGCCCATCCGCGAGGCGGCGAATCGGGAACTGCTGTGGGCCGCGGTGAAGAGCGGCCTCATCGA
It encodes:
- a CDS encoding NAD(P)-binding domain-containing protein: MPDRDPLASPYRPPQGLEALEDALRRDLDILSYPARSWVPPRSTPDGRSILDVLIIGGGQSGLGAAFGLMRERVTNVLVLDDGRDGFHGPWKTFARMITLRTPKYLTGPDYNIPNLSFRAWYEAQHGAEGFQQVALIPKELWADYLLWYRRVLAIPVRCATKAGALRWRADLDCFEVPAAHNGETEFLLARKVVLATGIDGSGRWDAPPEVQPLPRALWAHTHDPIDFAALKGKRIGVLGAGASAFDNASVALEAGAGQVDLFYRRKKLPNVNPYRWAEFAGFLRHHGDLPDAQRWRFIRQIIEMGQLPPRDTFERARRHPHFHLHAESPWVEVKQEDGQAVVRTPHATHTFDFLIIASGFTTDLSLRPELAELHPHIALWKDRFTPPENERHADLLRHPYLGPSFEFQEKQPGSAPWLHGVFNYTFGCLLSLGFGGASISGMKYSLPRLVGGITQQLYLDDSERHFRALADYATTEFET
- the allB gene encoding allantoinase AllB, coding for MSASVTVFRSERVVTPEGTRAAAVVVREGRIEGIHATVDVPQGANVVDLGRDALLPGIVDSHAHINEPGRTDWEGFATATAAAAAGGITTVVDMPLNSIPATTSLAALRTKAEAASGQCAIDYGLWGGVIPGNADELQAMVDAGAPGFKCFLVHSGVDEFPAATREVLDRAMPILAKAGVPLLVHAELTDHEPPFAGDVRAYASYLASRPAAWEVDAIRMMIDLCRKHRGPVHIVHLSAADALDDIAKAKAEGLPFTVETCPHYLTFTAEEIEAGATHFKCAPPIREAANRELLWAAVKSGLIDLVVSDHSPCTPALKKLEAGDFSGAWGGIAGLQLSVSAVWTGMRAHGLGLDALVDRMAHRTAKLAGLSGRKGAIRPGLDADFVVFAPEARFKVAPEDIRHRHRLTPYAGRELEGRVLRTYLRGQRIFDATEGLTGPRIGQWLPRG